One stretch of Riemerella columbina DNA includes these proteins:
- a CDS encoding 3'-5' exonuclease: MYSIIDIESNGGAFREECIIEIAIYQFDGHQITDQFSSIINPEAKISFFVQKLTGITPKMVKTAPKFHEVAKRVIEITQNTTLVGHNVEFDYRMLKQSFKRLGYDFEIETIDTLPLAKKLIPDEASYSLGKLSKSLGFPIAEHHRAAGDARATLDLFKLLLTKDRAHEIIEAHHQERQAKTYLNHTKVITEHLPARKGIIYFQNADGKVLFFRYVEDIYRFAKTVFNAHSPRWHKLQKATTQVSFELAPSDLLAHLMASTQGLSIKSAFNYGLYFQDEIWTVAKSTRNALVKFRTLSQAKKALEYINQKQFNEGELKALISVKNQNLLLTGQGRTRGEKSFILLENGKITGYGFYDWFSQISTYDKISKLKISVEHTTPAVYNELKLAFLRNEFKKQEIPA, translated from the coding sequence ATGTATTCCATTATAGATATAGAGAGTAATGGTGGTGCGTTTCGGGAGGAGTGCATTATAGAAATTGCGATCTACCAATTTGACGGGCATCAGATTACCGACCAGTTTAGCTCCATCATCAACCCTGAGGCTAAAATTTCTTTTTTTGTACAGAAATTAACGGGTATTACGCCTAAAATGGTAAAAACAGCGCCTAAATTCCACGAAGTGGCTAAGCGCGTGATAGAGATCACACAAAACACCACTTTGGTGGGACACAATGTGGAATTTGATTATCGGATGCTCAAGCAATCCTTCAAGCGGTTAGGCTATGATTTTGAGATAGAGACCATAGACACCCTCCCTTTGGCAAAAAAACTAATTCCTGATGAAGCCAGTTATTCGCTGGGGAAGCTCTCCAAATCCTTAGGGTTTCCTATTGCGGAGCACCATAGAGCCGCCGGCGATGCCAGAGCAACTTTGGATTTATTTAAGCTCCTACTGACCAAAGATAGAGCCCACGAAATTATAGAAGCCCACCACCAAGAGCGGCAAGCCAAAACTTACCTCAACCATACCAAAGTGATTACGGAACATCTGCCCGCTCGCAAGGGAATTATTTATTTTCAAAATGCGGATGGCAAGGTGCTTTTCTTCCGTTATGTGGAGGATATTTATCGGTTTGCGAAGACCGTTTTCAACGCCCATTCTCCGCGTTGGCACAAGCTACAAAAGGCGACTACGCAGGTTTCTTTTGAGTTGGCACCTTCGGATTTATTAGCGCATCTTATGGCTTCCACACAAGGTTTGAGTATTAAAAGTGCTTTCAATTATGGGCTTTATTTCCAAGATGAAATATGGACGGTTGCCAAGAGTACGCGCAATGCTTTGGTCAAATTTCGCACCCTTTCTCAGGCGAAAAAAGCTTTGGAATACATCAATCAAAAGCAATTTAACGAGGGTGAGTTGAAAGCGCTCATTTCGGTTAAAAATCAAAATTTACTCCTGACAGGACAAGGCAGAACCCGTGGCGAAAAGTCCTTTATATTGCTGGAAAATGGGAAAATCACAGGCTACGGCTTTTACGATTGGTTTTCGCAAATCAGTACCTATGATAAAATTTCTAAACTTAAAATCTCTGTAGAGCATACCACGCCTGCGGTCTATAACGAGCTCAAGTTGGCTTTTTTAAGAAATGAGTTTAAAAAACAAGAAATTCCCGCTTAG
- a CDS encoding tetratricopeptide repeat protein, with product MEEFFENELARQFEEMIENNEERYFDADDLEEIVIHYLELGDITFAEMAVNFGLKLHPQSIALKTKKLEVLLELQQYSHAKQLIQELKNVAIETTDFLVCCAKYYSILGNSKRAIDYCEEALELKEEENFLHNFIADEYVNLDDPFNALKHYQTALKYDPQDDYALENVMMCFGKLNRNEEAQEFINHYINEFPFSETAWFEYGQLYFNKKNYEEAIRGFDYLLAINSDAIGVYANKAACYEALKDWDKAIAVYQEMLEIEYTKAYTYYKIGLCYKAAAQPLKAMQAFQQALREDPQFYLAMMEQSFLYEDMGNMQEALYFAKEATLLNENNIEYQKRLAFLYIDSEKFEESLECLHRLVEAEPNRFYNWYAYSEVLMLVERYQEAVEALHKALKIHHRAELFYQLSNAYFNIGKSLEAREYLAIALTMDPSLVQDMQQKYPFIRDEFKGAKTKKRKEN from the coding sequence ATGGAAGAATTTTTTGAAAACGAGCTGGCAAGACAGTTCGAAGAAATGATAGAAAACAATGAAGAACGCTATTTTGATGCTGATGATTTAGAGGAAATAGTCATCCACTATTTAGAATTAGGAGATATTACCTTTGCCGAAATGGCAGTTAATTTTGGATTAAAGTTGCATCCGCAGTCTATCGCTCTCAAAACTAAAAAGTTAGAAGTGCTTTTAGAATTGCAGCAATATTCGCATGCCAAGCAACTCATCCAAGAACTTAAAAATGTGGCGATAGAAACCACTGATTTTTTGGTGTGCTGTGCTAAATATTATTCTATTTTAGGCAATTCCAAACGCGCCATAGACTATTGCGAAGAAGCCCTGGAACTCAAAGAAGAAGAGAATTTTTTGCACAACTTCATCGCAGATGAGTATGTCAATTTAGACGACCCTTTTAACGCATTAAAACATTATCAAACGGCATTAAAATACGACCCACAAGATGATTATGCCTTAGAAAATGTGATGATGTGCTTCGGTAAACTCAACCGAAACGAGGAAGCGCAAGAGTTTATCAATCACTATATCAACGAGTTTCCATTTTCAGAAACGGCGTGGTTTGAGTACGGACAGTTGTATTTCAACAAGAAAAATTATGAAGAAGCCATCCGTGGTTTTGACTATCTTCTGGCAATCAACTCTGATGCTATAGGCGTTTATGCCAATAAAGCTGCCTGTTACGAAGCGCTAAAAGATTGGGACAAAGCTATTGCTGTGTACCAAGAAATGTTAGAAATAGAGTACACCAAAGCCTATACTTATTATAAAATAGGACTCTGCTATAAGGCGGCAGCCCAACCTCTAAAAGCGATGCAAGCCTTCCAGCAAGCGCTAAGAGAAGACCCACAGTTTTATTTAGCGATGATGGAACAATCTTTCCTCTACGAGGATATGGGCAATATGCAAGAGGCACTTTATTTCGCAAAAGAAGCCACTTTGCTTAATGAGAACAATATAGAATATCAGAAAAGATTGGCTTTTCTGTACATTGATTCGGAAAAATTTGAAGAAAGTTTAGAATGCTTGCATCGGTTGGTGGAGGCAGAGCCCAATCGTTTCTATAATTGGTACGCTTATTCCGAAGTGTTGATGCTTGTGGAGCGTTATCAAGAGGCGGTGGAAGCCCTGCACAAAGCCTTAAAGATCCACCATAGAGCCGAACTTTTTTATCAGTTGAGCAATGCTTATTTTAACATTGGTAAAAGTTTAGAAGCCCGAGAATATTTGGCAATCGCTCTCACGATGGATCCAAGTTTGGTGCAAGATATGCAACAGAAATACCCATTTATCCGTGATGAATTTAAAGGCGCTAAAACCAAAAAACGCAAAGAAAACTAA
- the glmM gene encoding phosphoglucosamine mutase, which yields MALIKSISGIRGTIGGAVNDNLTPLDVVKFTSAFGTWLQQEKNKKDLTLVIGRDARISGAMVSSLVVATLQGLGIHVIDLGLSTTPTVEVIVPELKADGGIILTASHNPKQWNALKLLNDKGEFISGEDGAQVLALAESEDFQYAEVDALGTYKTRNDGFDIHIQKILDLPMVDAEAIKAKKFKVVLDAVNSTGGIALPPLLEQLGCEVVQLYCEPNGHFPHNPEPLKEHLTDICELVKKEHADLGIVVDPDVDRLALIDENGEMFGEEYTLVAVADYLLRHQKGVAVSNLSSSRALRDVARNLGSDYKASAVGEVNVVTLMKAENAVIGGEGNGGIIYPDLHYGRDSLVGVALFLTHLAKENKTVSELRKTYPAYFMGKKKIELTPDIDVDALLEKMAERYKNEEISTVDGVKIDFPNNWVHLRKSNTEPIIRIYTEAASQQEADALADQIIEEIKQSIA from the coding sequence ATGGCACTGATTAAATCTATCTCAGGAATTCGTGGAACTATTGGTGGTGCGGTTAATGATAACCTAACGCCGCTGGATGTGGTTAAATTTACCTCCGCTTTTGGAACTTGGCTACAGCAGGAGAAAAATAAAAAAGACCTCACTTTGGTAATTGGGCGCGATGCCCGTATTTCTGGCGCTATGGTCTCTTCTCTTGTGGTGGCTACGCTGCAAGGTTTGGGTATTCATGTGATAGATTTAGGGCTTTCTACCACACCAACGGTAGAAGTGATAGTGCCAGAGTTGAAGGCTGATGGCGGGATTATCCTCACAGCATCTCACAACCCGAAACAATGGAATGCCTTGAAGTTGTTGAACGACAAAGGCGAGTTTATCAGCGGCGAAGATGGCGCTCAAGTTTTGGCATTAGCCGAAAGCGAAGATTTCCAATATGCAGAGGTAGACGCATTAGGAACTTATAAAACTCGAAATGATGGTTTTGATATTCATATCCAAAAGATTTTAGACCTACCGATGGTAGATGCAGAAGCCATTAAAGCGAAGAAATTTAAAGTCGTTTTAGATGCCGTTAATTCTACGGGAGGCATTGCGCTGCCGCCACTATTGGAGCAATTGGGCTGCGAGGTGGTCCAACTCTACTGCGAGCCTAATGGTCATTTTCCGCACAATCCAGAGCCATTAAAAGAACATCTGACCGACATTTGCGAGTTGGTGAAAAAAGAACACGCCGATTTAGGCATCGTGGTAGATCCAGATGTGGACAGATTAGCCTTGATAGATGAAAATGGCGAGATGTTTGGTGAGGAATACACGCTGGTTGCCGTGGCAGATTATTTATTAAGACATCAAAAAGGCGTGGCAGTGTCCAACCTTTCTTCCAGCCGAGCACTTAGAGATGTGGCGAGAAACTTGGGTTCAGATTATAAAGCCAGTGCCGTGGGCGAAGTGAATGTTGTCACATTGATGAAAGCCGAAAATGCCGTGATAGGCGGCGAGGGCAATGGCGGTATTATTTATCCAGATTTGCACTATGGCAGAGATTCTTTGGTGGGTGTGGCTTTATTTTTGACCCATTTGGCTAAGGAGAATAAAACCGTATCAGAACTGAGAAAAACATACCCAGCCTATTTTATGGGTAAAAAGAAAATAGAACTCACCCCTGATATTGATGTAGATGCTCTTTTAGAAAAAATGGCAGAGCGCTACAAAAACGAAGAAATATCAACTGTAGATGGCGTAAAAATAGACTTTCCAAACAATTGGGTTCATTTAAGAAAATCCAATACAGAGCCTATTATACGCATCTACACCGAGGCTGCTTCTCAGCAAGAGGCAGATGCCTTGGCAGATCAAATTATAGAAGAAATTAAACAAAGCATTGCTTAA
- a CDS encoding sulfite exporter TauE/SafE family protein produces the protein MEVLGYGCAVIIGLILGLIGGGGSILSVPVLAYLYHLDAVTATAYSLFVVGCTSAVGSVGYFKARQVRLSTALWFGLPSLLGVIFSRRLVVPHLPHYIIHRWGITLTKDMFLLLVFAVLMLLAAYKMIAAASISPTSAKPSAARTTLLISQGLLVGIVTGLIGAGGGFLIVPALVMLLGLKMKEAVGTSLFIIAINSLIGFASSLDSLSIRWTFLLTFTALSILGISIGLMLAKRIDGKRLKPLFGWLVLVMGIYIIIKELLLTSR, from the coding sequence ATGGAAGTCTTAGGCTATGGTTGTGCAGTCATCATAGGGCTCATCCTTGGGCTCATCGGGGGCGGAGGCAGTATCCTGAGCGTTCCCGTGCTGGCGTACCTCTACCATTTAGATGCCGTTACAGCGACCGCCTATTCCTTATTTGTGGTGGGCTGTACCAGTGCTGTGGGCTCCGTGGGGTATTTTAAAGCGCGCCAAGTCCGCCTAAGCACAGCGCTATGGTTTGGGTTACCCTCGCTACTGGGGGTTATTTTCTCCAGACGCTTGGTGGTGCCGCACCTCCCCCACTACATTATCCACCGCTGGGGCATTACTCTGACCAAAGATATGTTCCTGCTCCTCGTTTTTGCAGTGCTGATGCTCTTAGCCGCCTATAAAATGATTGCCGCTGCCAGCATCTCCCCCACCAGCGCCAAACCCTCGGCAGCACGCACCACGCTACTGATTTCGCAGGGATTGTTGGTCGGCATTGTTACAGGGCTCATCGGCGCTGGCGGGGGCTTCCTCATCGTGCCTGCCTTAGTGATGCTCTTAGGGCTTAAGATGAAAGAAGCCGTGGGAACTTCCCTATTCATCATCGCCATCAATTCGTTGATTGGCTTTGCCAGTTCGTTGGATAGCCTCAGTATCCGCTGGACTTTCCTCCTTACCTTTACCGCTTTATCCATTTTAGGGATTTCAATCGGGCTGATGCTCGCTAAAAGGATAGACGGCAAGAGACTAAAACCGCTCTTTGGGTGGTTGGTACTCGTCATGGGCATTTACATTATCATTAAAGAATTATTATTAACCTCAAGATAA
- a CDS encoding MBL fold metallo-hydrolase, whose translation MNIEQIYTGCLAQGAYYITDGKEAAIIDPLREVQPYIDRLEKDGATLKYIFETHFHADFVSGHLDLSRKTGAPIIYGPTANPDFEATIAEDGAIFPLGNIKIKVLHTPGHTMESSCFLLIDEQGKEIALFSGDTLFLGDVGRPDLAQKATNLTQEALAGLLYDSLYQKIRPLPDEVTVYPAHGAGSACGKNMMKETVDTLGHQKEINYALNQPNKEAFINAVLDGLTAPPQYFGMNVAMNKSGYKSFDEVMSHGHRPLSVEDFEAIAEESHALILDTRNAADFHKGFIPNAINIGLKGSFAPWVGAMIVDVQQPLLLVCDKGTEEEVITRLSRVGFDHVLGFLDGGFEAWKNAGKEIDTITRISAEDFAKRYTPDAQVVDVRNLGEYSAEHLVDALHYPLGELNQWAIKLGDQPFYLHCAGGYRSMIAASILNSRGIRNFIEIDGGYNKIKDTDLPKTDFVCPSQLKS comes from the coding sequence ATGAATATAGAACAAATATACACAGGCTGTTTAGCACAAGGCGCTTACTACATTACCGATGGGAAAGAAGCCGCCATTATAGACCCTCTTCGCGAGGTACAGCCCTATATAGACCGCTTGGAGAAAGATGGCGCTACGCTTAAATATATTTTTGAAACCCACTTCCACGCCGATTTCGTTTCTGGGCATTTAGACCTTAGCCGAAAGACTGGCGCACCCATTATCTACGGCCCTACAGCCAACCCAGATTTTGAAGCCACCATTGCCGAAGATGGCGCTATTTTTCCGTTAGGGAATATCAAAATCAAAGTCCTCCACACCCCAGGGCATACTATGGAGAGCAGCTGTTTCCTCCTGATTGATGAGCAAGGCAAGGAAATCGCTCTTTTTAGCGGCGACACCCTATTCTTAGGCGATGTGGGGCGCCCCGACTTAGCACAGAAAGCCACCAACCTCACACAAGAGGCTTTAGCGGGACTCCTCTACGATAGCCTTTATCAAAAAATACGCCCTCTGCCAGATGAGGTGACCGTATACCCTGCACACGGGGCGGGCTCGGCGTGTGGCAAGAATATGATGAAGGAAACCGTGGACACCTTAGGACACCAGAAAGAAATCAATTACGCCCTCAACCAGCCCAATAAAGAAGCCTTTATCAATGCCGTTTTAGATGGGCTAACCGCACCACCGCAATATTTCGGAATGAATGTCGCAATGAACAAAAGCGGCTACAAAAGCTTTGATGAAGTGATGAGCCACGGGCACCGCCCCCTTTCTGTGGAAGACTTTGAAGCCATTGCCGAGGAAAGCCACGCCTTAATTTTAGACACCAGAAACGCCGCCGACTTCCACAAAGGCTTTATCCCGAATGCCATCAACATTGGTTTAAAGGGAAGCTTTGCCCCTTGGGTAGGCGCTATGATTGTAGATGTACAGCAACCGCTCCTCTTGGTTTGTGATAAAGGCACCGAGGAAGAAGTGATCACCCGACTTTCGCGCGTGGGCTTTGACCATGTTTTAGGCTTTTTAGATGGCGGTTTTGAAGCTTGGAAAAACGCAGGCAAAGAAATAGACACCATTACCCGAATTTCTGCGGAAGACTTTGCAAAGCGCTATACGCCAGATGCCCAAGTGGTAGATGTAAGGAACCTCGGAGAGTATAGTGCCGAACATCTTGTAGATGCCCTGCATTATCCATTAGGAGAGCTCAACCAATGGGCGATCAAGTTGGGCGACCAGCCCTTCTACCTCCACTGTGCTGGGGGCTACCGCAGTATGATTGCCGCCAGCATCCTCAACTCTCGGGGGATTAGAAATTTCATCGAGATTGACGGCGGATACAATAAAATCAAGGATACAGACCTCCCCAAAACGGATTTTGTCTGTCCTTCGCAACTTAAATCTTAA
- a CDS encoding rhodanese-like domain-containing protein, producing MMKTKYWLFSCILALGIGFGRAQKVALADLINQKQTVLIDVRTPEEFAEGSAAGALNLPLSQLAQHLDRVPKHQPIIVFCRSGKRAAEAKKLLEQKQYHQVYNGGSWQSIKSLQKMNILDQIQFSAEKPSVVIIKKDETVKYFAVGLAKNTVLKKHTTPVPTTLVVIKGSVDFLIQGERLRLNSYDTYDIPVNIEHEVVGVEEENIFLITQEIGSKDA from the coding sequence ATGATGAAGACGAAATACTGGCTTTTCAGTTGTATTTTAGCCTTAGGCATAGGCTTCGGCAGGGCGCAGAAAGTGGCACTTGCCGACCTCATCAACCAAAAACAAACGGTACTCATTGATGTGCGCACACCAGAGGAGTTCGCCGAAGGCAGCGCCGCAGGAGCGCTCAACCTCCCGCTGAGCCAATTGGCTCAGCATTTAGACCGTGTGCCCAAACATCAGCCCATTATCGTGTTTTGCAGAAGTGGCAAAAGAGCCGCCGAAGCAAAGAAATTATTGGAGCAAAAACAATATCATCAAGTGTATAACGGAGGCTCTTGGCAGTCTATAAAATCTTTACAAAAAATGAATATCTTAGACCAAATTCAGTTCAGTGCAGAAAAACCCAGTGTGGTGATCATCAAAAAAGATGAAACCGTAAAATACTTTGCCGTAGGTTTGGCAAAAAATACCGTGTTAAAAAAACACACCACCCCCGTACCCACCACCTTGGTTGTGATTAAAGGCAGCGTGGACTTCCTCATTCAAGGGGAGCGCCTTCGCCTTAACAGCTATGACACCTACGATATTCCTGTGAATATAGAACACGAGGTGGTGGGCGTAGAGGAGGAAAATATATTTTTAATCACCCAAGAAATCGGTTCTAAAGATGCTTAG
- a CDS encoding rhodanese-like domain-containing protein has protein sequence MLSWFKSLFGKSAPNFKKMVQEGAQIVDVRTGAEFSNGHIPNAQNLPLQDLKQQWHHLDKNKPVITCCASGVRSASAAALLKNNGFIAYNGGSWKSLQRQISN, from the coding sequence ATGCTTAGTTGGTTCAAAAGTTTATTCGGAAAGTCGGCACCCAATTTCAAAAAAATGGTGCAGGAGGGCGCTCAGATTGTAGATGTTCGCACTGGCGCCGAGTTTTCTAATGGGCATATCCCCAATGCGCAGAACCTACCGCTCCAAGATTTGAAACAACAATGGCATCATTTAGATAAAAACAAACCCGTGATTACCTGTTGTGCCAGCGGTGTTAGGAGCGCTTCGGCAGCGGCATTGCTCAAGAATAATGGCTTTATCGCCTATAATGGCGGCAGCTGGAAATCGCTACAAAGACAAATTTCAAACTAA
- the trxA gene encoding thioredoxin, producing MSQKFNELIQSEQPVLVDFFATWCQPCKVQSSVLEPVKANIGEAARIVKVDIDRYPDIAATYQVRSVPTLILFQKGEVLWRGSGVHDVNTLTQIIQQHL from the coding sequence ATGTCCCAAAAGTTTAATGAATTGATACAGTCCGAACAGCCTGTGCTCGTGGATTTTTTTGCCACTTGGTGCCAGCCGTGCAAAGTGCAATCTTCGGTTTTAGAGCCTGTGAAAGCCAACATCGGTGAGGCTGCGAGAATTGTAAAAGTGGATATTGACCGCTATCCAGACATAGCCGCCACTTACCAAGTGCGCAGCGTGCCTACTTTAATTTTATTCCAAAAAGGCGAGGTACTTTGGCGCGGCAGCGGCGTCCACGATGTGAACACCCTCACTCAAATCATTCAGCAACATTTATAA
- the surE gene encoding 5'/3'-nucleotidase SurE — MKKPLILVTNDDGITAPGIRNLVDFMNEIGDVVVVAPNSPQSGKGHAITINSTLTYEEISMEGPQKDYALSGTPVDCVKFALDKILTRKPDIVVSGINHGANSSINVIYSGTMSAAVEAGVEGLQAIGFSLLDFSWDADFSQAKTYIQEIVKKTLAHPLPKGIVLNVNIPKLKKEEIKGVKVCKQADAKWEENFDERTNPHGKKYYWLTGYFNNMDTSPEADENALAEGYITIVPVKFDLTAHEHIESLGNILNC, encoded by the coding sequence ATGAAAAAACCACTGATATTGGTCACCAATGATGATGGCATTACCGCACCTGGGATTCGGAATTTAGTTGATTTTATGAACGAAATTGGCGATGTCGTGGTGGTGGCACCTAACTCCCCACAGTCAGGGAAGGGGCACGCCATTACCATCAATTCCACGCTTACTTATGAGGAAATCTCTATGGAAGGACCGCAGAAAGACTATGCGCTAAGCGGCACGCCAGTGGATTGCGTTAAATTCGCGCTGGACAAAATATTAACCCGAAAGCCCGATATAGTGGTGTCTGGCATCAACCACGGTGCCAATTCTTCTATCAATGTGATCTACTCAGGGACGATGTCTGCCGCGGTGGAAGCAGGTGTGGAGGGCTTGCAGGCGATAGGCTTTTCATTATTAGACTTCAGCTGGGATGCCGATTTCTCTCAAGCCAAAACTTACATCCAAGAGATTGTGAAGAAAACCTTAGCCCACCCTTTACCCAAAGGCATTGTGCTGAATGTCAATATCCCAAAACTGAAAAAAGAAGAGATTAAAGGCGTGAAGGTTTGCAAACAAGCCGATGCCAAATGGGAAGAAAATTTTGACGAGCGCACCAATCCTCACGGCAAAAAATACTACTGGCTCACAGGCTATTTTAATAATATGGATACCTCGCCAGAGGCTGATGAAAACGCCCTTGCCGAGGGCTACATCACCATAGTGCCAGTTAAATTTGACCTGACCGCCCACGAGCATATTGAGTCTTTGGGGAACATCCTCAATTGCTAA